The genomic region atcattcaaaatctattatttaatgaaaaaaatttaaacctcCACAAGATGGCTCTCCatattgatatcaaaatcacgatttttgaggttatcttaataattattgtttgtatcaaaaagtttttcaaacaaaatttgtttatatttcgattttaaataaattatcttaataaaaaattttgatatctaTATTAATTAAGGCTATATATAGGTATACGCAgattattttttgaggttatctcctcaattataatctaaatcaaaaaatttctcaaataattgttgttcagatttcgattttaaataaataatcttaatagatttttttgatatctctatTAGTTAAGGCTGTGTATAGGTATAGCCAATGatatgaagaaattatttttttgaggttatctcattaattattgattgaatcaaaattttttattaataatacttgtttagaattaaatcagtaataattttttttaatacaattttttgaaatttcaacattttaatttcccactgaatagtacggtGAATGTACATTctagaaaatagaaaaaagcaTATTGGTGgtttcatataataataattactttaattatcattcaaaatctattatttaatgaaaaaaatttaaacctcCACAAGATGGCTCTCCatattgatatcaaaatcacgatttttgaggttatcttaataattattgtttgtatcaaaaactttttcaaacaaaatttgtttatatttcgattttaaataaattatcttaataaagaattttaatatctatGTTAATTAAGGCTATGTATAGGTATACGACgattattttttgaggttatctccttaattattatctaaatcaaaattttttgttaataatatttgtttagaattaaatcagtaataattttttttaatacaattttttgaaatttccacattttaatttcccactgaatagtacagtgaatgtaaattttgaatttattaactACTAACGCCATCTTTTGTCCATCAATCATGTCTATTGACAGTTGTGTCAATACCTACTTGAAGGTTAAATGAATATAGCCGACATCTATTATGAAATTGTGaaattaatcacaaaaaatatattaaaaaattgatacaaaacgtatttttataaaattacttaattaaatattcttttcgTTGCTGCTCCAACATATTCTCCAaataaacacatttttcttgAATAGAAGTAAAATCTCGCGATAATTCTTGAAGCATTTCATCCTTTTTAGCTATCGCAATTTTAactctaaaataaaattaattattaattagtaataaataatatttaaacaaaaattacctCGAATAAACTTGATTTAACTCCTTATCTTTCTCACTTTTTAATCGATTCACTTCATTTTCTAACTCTTTTAAATCCTCGTTCATTTCTTTCCGAACAATTTCcttcatattttctttttccgcCGTTAATTTCGCAGAAATTTCTTGACTCACACTCAATTGATTCtctaattgtttaatattacCTTTTAAATGAATCACAACATCTTCGTATTCTAACAATTTCGTTTTCGTTTGAccgtattttaatttaacctcattttcggatttttccaattctttaatttcattttcaaatttctcCCGCATTCTTCGTATCCTATTTTCCGTGGTAATCTCAATTTGTTGTCTATTTTCGTTCGTTTCAGCTTCTAATCTTTCGATAACTTCCTCGATTTCCCGATCgcgttcttttttaaattgttctcgcattttcgtttctttttcaaGTAATTGTACGGTTTGTTGTTTGCGGTAATTATTTTTCCACGCTTCTAATTCCATTTCGgttgtttcttttaaaagttttaattcgTTGTTGTGTTTTCGTTTTGAGgcgtttaatttttcatcgAAATCttgttgaattaattttattgttttttctttttccgtTGTTATCATCGCCTCTTTTTCTTCGcattctaacattttttttgaatgttCTTGTTGTAATCGTCTTCTTTgttcttgataatttttttcttcgttttcgattaatttttggtATCGTTGATTCATTATTTCGCGCTCGTTCGCAACAGCCTTTTCTCTTTCTTCGCCTAATTGTTCTCGTAAGTTTtctaataattgttgggttttTCTCGCCGATTTCATCTCCAAATcttcgatttcttttttatgtaaagcTCGGAGATCGGAGAGTTCACGTTCGTGTCTTAAAGTCATACTTTGAAGCTCGGGTTCGATACTTTTCACTGTgagttctttaattttttgtgtttttcctTCAATCCAACGTTCTCTCCGTATCTTTTCCCCGGCTAAATGCATTTCTTTagcttttttcatttcaacttGGTGTTTATGTTCGGCAGCTTTCATATTCGAACTATACCGATCCTCCAACATTTTCATTTCGTTGATGAGACCCTCGCATTGTTGATTTAATGCTTTTTTATCGGCTATTAATTGGTCGATGAATTTTTGGTGGCGCTTCACGATGTTTTCGTGCTCCtctttttgagattttaattTCTCCCTTACGATGGTCTCCGTTTGTTTGGTTATTTTTAACACTTGGTCTCTAAGCGATGATAATTCGTCTTGAAGAAGTTTTATAGAGGACGATTTATCTTTAACGCGGAGATGCAGATCGATTATTTGCTCGGAAAGCTCCTCTATTGTTAGTTGAGTCAAATCCTCTTTTTTCGGAATTGTTGAAAACACCACAGTTCCTTCTAAAGCCTTAGTTACCTTTTGAACTTTTTCCTTAGCCACTTTAAGAGATTTTGTGCAAGTTTTATCGACCTCATCTAAATACGATAAAATTTCgctgaaaacaaaaataattattattactataattattgtttgtatcaaaaagttttccaaacaaaattagtttacatttcgattttaaataaattatcttaataaaaaattttgatatctaTATTAATTAAGGTTATGTA from Onthophagus taurus isolate NC chromosome 5, IU_Otau_3.0, whole genome shotgun sequence harbors:
- the LOC111415805 gene encoding centrosomal protein of 131 kDa codes for the protein MSGTNRANPGDNLDLKLFGDKVKLEVRTINKPTSRCALLSRPSSAIPALNLYSKQEDFDLKIKRPFSAGCIQHKSMESLCNEDPSAQLCASEAKFEKNQDFESYNCPLKPGLTTKPPLPKKSEQNQKLDDEIEIIRLKSLQFDKEFNEAYKTSKDIMSEKEFENYLEKSSYFKIEEKNAAKNEKKTDGFLKNLKIKQVEIDKCINKAQKVLEKSLPKSNKDSKLNSQMKVDNWLNDKTKTETNKTNYFEILDKVEDLDFVTRVEDEMLKEIPEHDKEDVSDSNTYDDIVQILEVLEEEDRKSHRNIESMKEILDLKQKDVPIIKITEASRASSATSHSSDQGLGSTASLISNSSNYTEILSYLDEVDKTCTKSLKVAKEKVQKVTKALEGTVVFSTIPKKEDLTQLTIEELSEQIIDLHLRVKDKSSSIKLLQDELSSLRDQVLKITKQTETIVREKLKSQKEEHENIVKRHQKFIDQLIADKKALNQQCEGLINEMKMLEDRYSSNMKAAEHKHQVEMKKAKEMHLAGEKIRRERWIEGKTQKIKELTVKSIEPELQSMTLRHERELSDLRALHKKEIEDLEMKSARKTQQLLENLREQLGEEREKAVANEREIMNQRYQKLIENEEKNYQEQRRRLQQEHSKKMLECEEKEAMITTEKEKTIKLIQQDFDEKLNASKRKHNNELKLLKETTEMELEAWKNNYRKQQTVQLLEKETKMREQFKKERDREIEEVIERLEAETNENRQQIEITTENRIRRMREKFENEIKELEKSENEVKLKYGQTKTKLLEYEDVVIHLKGNIKQLENQLSVSQEISAKLTAEKENMKEIVRKEMNEDLKELENEVNRLKSEKDKELNQVYSRVKIAIAKKDEMLQELSRDFTSIQEKCVYLENMLEQQRKEYLIK